In Dryobates pubescens isolate bDryPub1 unplaced genomic scaffold, bDryPub1.pri scaffold_122_arrow_ctg1, whole genome shotgun sequence, the sequence gctgtggggacaggggggcccgggggggggctgtgggggcagcccagctccatcTCCTCGGCCCAGTCCCAGACCGGCCGGTGCCCAcccaagggggagaaggggctcggggggctgccagcccccagccccggggctgggaggggcaCACGGGGGGGGCCGCTGGGCTTGGGGGGACGCACTGCGGGGGGCTTCATCCTCGCTGcaaggctctgggctgccttcagcctcctcctcctcctcctcctcctcctcctcctcctcctcgctgaCATCCTCCCACTGATCCTCATCCTCTTCGGAGCTCAGGGAATGGGGAGGCTCTgggaggggctggctgggggcttccTCCAcctgcaggggagggttgggggggggagggtcagGTGCAGCcaacttcccctcccctcccccccccccagaaggtgccccctcccccccaagtccccccccccccccccaggggtCACCTTCTGGCTGTGGGTGGCCGCTGGTGgccgctgctgctcctcctcccaccGGTTGTCGTGCATGCTGggggcagaaggcagcagaaggttccagaaggctccagggaggcctccaCACGGGGAGCCCACCCCCCAAAAGCTGTGcccacccctgtgccccccacccccccccacccccgtgcCCTCCACTGACCTGTAGGGCTCGGTGCCGGCGGCCTGGCCGTGCCCCCGGGCCTTGCGCCGGCGGCGCTGGGGGGCGAGGAACTCCCCAAAGGTTGGGGGCTTGGGGGCCCCCCggcgctgctgctcctcctccccaccgcCCACCTCGGGCACCGCCACCGGGGAGCCCTCCTTGCACCTGGGGAGAAGGCATTGGGGtgacagccccccccccagaagcacccccaggagctcccagtccagctctgtccctgcccggggccagggctcagcaccgcaacctccccccccccaaaagggcTCTGAGAGACCCTCCTGGGATgggagcccccccagcagcctgggccaggcccagACCCTTCCAGGCCAAAAGGTGCtgctcatggccaacctgagcCCCACCTGGGCCAAACTGAGCCTCACCTGAGCCCGacctgagcctcaccttggccAACCTGAGCCTCACCTGGGCCAAACTGAGCCCCACCTGGGCCTCACCTGGGGCCAACCTGAGCCTCACCTGAGCCCCACCTGGGGCCAACCTGAGCCCCACCTGGGGCAAAGCTGAGCCTCACCTGGGCCTCACCTGGGGCCAACCTGAGCCCCACCTGGGCCTCACCTGGGGCCAACCTGAGCCCCACCTGGGCCAACCTGAGCCCCACCTGGAGCCAACCTGAGCCCCACCTGAGCCTCACCTGGGCCAAACTGAGCCTCACCTGGGGGCAACCTGAGCCTCACCTGGGG encodes:
- the CCDC9 gene encoding coiled-coil domain-containing protein 9 → GRAPGRWGAPPDMTLAMTGRQRAEYLRWKQEREQIDRERLARHRQPGGRWRREWDAHKGDPACKEGSPVAVPEVGGGEEEQQRRGAPKPPTFGEFLAPQRRRRKARGHGQAAGTEPYSMHDNRWEEEQQRPPAATHSQKVEEAPSQPLPEPPHSLSSEEDEDQWEDVSEEEEEEEEEEEEEAEGSPEPCSEDEAPRSASPQAQRPPPCAPPSPGAGGWQPPEPLLPLGWAPAGLGLGRGDGAGLPPQGGH